A stretch of the Capricornis sumatraensis isolate serow.1 chromosome 19, serow.2, whole genome shotgun sequence genome encodes the following:
- the EIF5 gene encoding eukaryotic translation initiation factor 5 has product MSVNVNRSVSDQFYRYKMPRLIAKVEGKGNGIKTVIVNMVDVAKALNRPPTYPTKYFGCELGAQTQFDVKNDRYIVNGSHEANKLQDMLDGFIKKFVLCPECENPETDLHVNPKKQTIGNSCKACGYRGMLDTHHKLCTFILKNPPENSDSSTGKKEKEKKNRKGKDKENGSVSTSETPPPPPPNEISPPPHAVEEEEDDDWGEDTTEEAQRRRMDEISDHAKVLTLSDDLERTIEERVNILFDFVKKKKEEGIIDSSDKEIVAEAERLDVKAMGPLVLTEVLFNEKIREQIKKYRRHFLRFCHNNKKAQRYLLHGLECVVAMHQPQLISKIPHILKEMYDADLLEEEVIISWSEKTSKKYVSKELAKEIRVKAEPFIKWLKEAEEESSGGEDDDEDENIEVVYSKTASVPKVEAVKSDNKDDDIDIDAI; this is encoded by the exons ATGTCTGTCAACGTCAACCGCAGCGTGTCAGACCAGTTCTATCGCTACAAGATGCCCCGTCTGATTGCCAAG GTTGAGGGCAAAGGAAATGGAATCAAGACAGTTATAGTCAACATGGTTGACGTAGCGAAAGCGCTTAATCGGCCTCCAACGT aTCCCACCAAATATTTTGGTTGTGAGCTGGGAGCACAGACCCAGTTTGATGTTAAGAATGACCGTTACATTGTCAATGGATCTCATGAGGCGAATAAGCTGCAAGACATGTTGGAtggattcattaaaaaatttgttCTCTGTCCTGAGTGTGAGAATCCTGAAACAGATCTG CATGTCAATCCAAAGAAGCAAACAATAGGTAATTCTTGTAAAGCCTGTGGCTATCGAGGCATGCTTGACACACATCATAAACTCTGCACATTCATTCTCAAAAACCCACCTG AGAATAGTGACAGtagcacaggaaaaaaagaaaaggaaaagaaaaatagaaagggcAAAGACAAGGAAAATGGCTCCGTTTCCACCAGTgagacaccaccaccaccaccaccaaatgaAATCAGTCCTCCTCCACATGCTGTG gaagaagaggaggatgaCGACTGGGGGGAGGATACAACAGAGGAAGCTCAAAGGCGTAGAATGGATGAGATCAGTGACCACGCAAAGGTTTTAACCCTCAGCGATGATTTGGAAAGGACTATTGAAGAGCGAGTCAATATCCTGTTTGATTTTGTGAAG aaaaagaaagaagaaggtaTTATTGACTCATCTGACAAAGAGATTGTAGCTGAAGCAGAAAGACTGGATGTAAAAGCCATGGGCCCTCTTGTTTTGACTGAAGTTCTTTTTAATGAGAAGATTAGAGAACAAATTAAGAAATACAGGCGCCATTTCTTACGA TTTTGtcacaacaacaaaaaggctCAGCGGTACCTTCTTCATGGTTTGGAGTGTGTGGTAGCAATGCATCAACCTCAGCTCATTTCCAAGATTCCACATATCTTGAAGGAGATGTATGATGCAGACCTTTTGGAGGAAGAGGTCATCATTAGCTGGTCGGAAAAG ACCTCTAAGAAATATGTCTCAAAAGAACTTGCCAAAGAGATTCGTGTTAAAGCGGAACCTTTTATAAAATGGTtgaaggaagcagaggaagaaTCTTCTGGTGGtgaagatgatgatgaagatgagAATATTGAG GTGGTGTATTCAAAGACTGCCAGTGTACCGAAAGTTGAAGCTGTAAAGTCTGACAACAAAGATGATGACATTGATATTGATGCCATTTAA